ACCTAAGCCTCAAATGGTCTCATCCCAATGATGTAGGCTATTTAGGCTCTTATAATAAATAATTCTCATTTTTGGATGAGACAAATCTTCTGCCATTTAGaagagaataaaataaatatggCCATGATCTCTTCCACAGTTATTataataaacttgaacactatTTATATGACTTTTCTATAATATAAATCATGCTTCAAATATCCAGTAGGCATAATATAATCCATTTGTTAATTTATGTAGTgtacctaatttttttttttctgacactACGAGAGCTTTTTGATAGCTTACATGTATGTGGCAGGTGTTCCAAGGAGAATTTGGTTTGGTTAAAAGATGAGGGCCAATCCATACCTGGGAAGCCAGAAACTTTTCATTTGTTGGTTTTCATTCAACTCTTTATAGTGAACCATgcgaaaaggagaaaaaacctCCGGTACCCAGGGTCCTTTATAATAAATTGTTGTACACTGGTTTTAGTGTACTCAAAGTTTtataaatttgttaaaatttctCAACCTTCCTTCAGCAAGCTACTATTGCAGAAGGTTTCACCTATCCTCAATGGCTGAATATTGATACTTCGTTCCAGTCCAGACGGTGTAGTCTTCAACTTGACAGAAGATGAGATTTGCATAAAATAAGGACACACAAGGGTGCACTGGAACAATTTCTTAATCAATAAGATAAGGTGCCAGCCATCCTAAACCATCAAGAGTCCGTCctaagacaacaacaacaaaaaataaatttatcatcacaaaaacaaaactaggaaAGATAAATACCGACTGGTACCCACAACTCAAACTAATGATCAttattttgtcctaaatgttaaagaaatgttaaagctagactttaacccctttttgccgccaaaaagcccgcgcttttcgctactagggggctataacatatagcctagtagtagctcaatcAGTCAGAAcatagcattgataatagaccactagttggattttactaaataaatatatataaaaccGACTTGTGTTTCAGGCTTGCTGTGCAATCCATGCAGGTTCCACCCGTGATGCAAATTtggacaaaattataaacttgCTCAGTGAGGAAAACATGTAATTTgttgtttaagaaaaaaagtaatggaaaataaaataatataaccaCCAGAACGAGATTCTAGTAGATTTTTTTGTGGATAGTTTTTACTATGTACATATATACCCACAGAGcttacaataattacaaaagtACCCTTAAAATTTCATCTCAAATTAACTAATGAGCAATTTACCTCTTGGATGATATTCGCAGCCTATCCAACCTTTGTAGCCTAATTTTGCGATCTGATGGAATATGTAGGGGTAGTTTATTTCACCATCAGAATCTGGTTCATTACGAGATGGGACTTGGCTTATTTGAATATGtcctgaaagaaaacaaattaaacatgtTTCTAAAGGTCCAAAaaagaacttccttttttaaaagtaaaatttaaaaattaaagcagTGATCATTATCCAGCACAATTTAATATTAAccgtaaattttttttatagtaatGTAGCCTGCAGACGTTATCTAACCCATGTTAGTAATGCCAGCAAAGCAGCACCAAGATCCTTGCTCTAGGTTCCCAATGGACTTGACAAATTACTGGAAGTCCCTCTCAGAATGTTCCTCCAACTTTGTCGCCCAATCAAACAATGCTTTTTTTAGACAAACCAAGCACGGtgcatactcaaatcctggtacacagctggggaccagaacaaggatttcagcaCTGGTTAAGCTAACAGAAGGACTTAACTAGTAGAAGTTTAGTTTCAGCTGTGGTGTAAAGGCAAATAGTAGTATTTCTACAATAACATTACCAATATATGGCATAGCGTCAATCAGGGTTTGGGTCAAGTTTCCGCTTGTCCGTTGATGGTGAAACATGtcctatataaaaaaaataacaaataaccCTTCAAGAAAACCAGGTTGGGTGAGTTATAATAATACGTCCCTGTGCAGCTCACCTCCACACCTCATAAAAACTATTGATTTAACAAAGTATATATTTCCTTGACATTTTGCCTTAAGAGCCCATAAATTTAGTCAAGTCAAACTTTAAATTAATTCAACTTGATGTAAGTCATATTTATTAAATTGGTGAGAAATACAGCATTGCttgtaaactgaaaaatattgttcttgttgttttttaacttaCCAACTGAAGTTTCATGTTACTATGATCCACCTTTTTTATGAAATTAATTGCTGGTGatagagaaaatgaaaatgaaaataatgaaatttttaatgCCAAAACAACTTCTCCTTCGTGATAAGGTCCAGGTGAAGTGTAACCTGGACCACATGCAGTTCTGCCACTAATACTAAAGGAGATTTTCCCAGCTACTATGAGCATAAAGTCCTTGCTTTTTATTCTCTACCTACTAATTGCATTCACCTGCAACGTGAAAGCTAAACTTGAGACACCAAAAAGTTATTGGGGGAAGAAGTTaaagtaccctgcgagcagaggccacATTCTCGCGAAAACGTAGCCTCTACTTGCAGGGTAAAGTAAAAAGGAGAGCAAAGAAACATATATTAAGTTATTGACTGTATGCATGGCCATGTTGTAATAATATTGAAATAGGCAAATAAACATGAGTGTTAATGACAGATCATTAAATTACTCTTCCATATATATTTTGCCCTATAAGAACTGTTATCACTCTTGAAGGGAGAGAAATTATGggaataacaaaataatattagaataCGACAAttaagcaaattttttttaagagttATAATTAAAAAATGCAGAGGAAAACCAACAGAGCATTGCCATTTCAAAGAATGTCAATAAAAATTAACAGTTAAAAGTTATACCTTGTTGTGTGTTAGTCAAAAAGTATCCTGGAATAGTGCTAATAGGTTCTGCTAAAAGAGTTATCCCAgactgaaacaaattaaaaatacaacCACTTTTATAGGTGTGCTTACAGGGAAGTCCTCACCTCCAAACAATGtgataaaattaatgtgttAATATATTTAGGTCTCAACTCAACTGACCAATGGGAACCCAGAATTTCAAAGTTGTGAACCATAAGTACcactgtaaaaaaattaaaattatctgAATAATGAATTCAACTGTTAACCATGTTCAAGATTGTGCTTTTAGAAGAATTACGGGGTACCTAACAAAGCGTTGCAATGCTAAAATTCTAGGCACCCTGCAGTTTTAATGTCTTAATCTGCCAAAAAGTTAGTTTTCCCAGCAAAATTAAAGTTAGCAACTGGAGGCACCCACTGCAGGCACTGCTAGTGCACAGAGGCCCTGATTTTGATAAACTATCAGCCAGTGTTTACTATTATTACCTCTTGGAGTCTTTGTGCAGCATATTTCATGTTCTTGATGTAGGTCTCCTCCCACAGTGTCACAACCTTGTTATCTTTGCTAGTGATACCACCAGTCAACACACCAGCTAACACGTGCAGTCTAAAAATTATGATAGACAGTAAAAATTTCAGGAATAGCCCCCTTGTAGCTCAGGGTCACCACGTGACTAGTCTTCCTCGCAGCCGTGTTTTAGATGTCACGGGGTAACGTTGTGTGAAATCCAAAAAATCAGCTGACTTATCTTATGCCAAAATTATTGGATATTTATATGTTTCTAAAAATGCAAGAGTACTGAATTAAAGACTACAAGCAGTGTGTCTGGAAGTTAAGGAGAATTTGGCAGTTCATAAGAGCCCACCTGGGACCTTTATTCCACACACCCTTTCAATTTGTAGCTTGAAGCTAATTAGCTTATATCTTATTTTATAACCTTTTTTGgctaatttaaaaaggaaaaaaagttttatacaCAGCGTTTTTCCTGTATATCAGTAAAACTGATTTAACaaaatcataattattataaattaccTTGTACATTTAAGGGCTTCTGCATATTTTATAGACAATTCTAAACATTGTTTGAATTCTTCTTCTCTACCTGGTACGGCTGCTAGTCCTTTAGAATTACCTTTGGGTGGAAAAAGACACTTTCAGGAAGCTGAAAGCTTGTATTATAGGACTAAATATAAGGAAGGAGGAGAGTGTAAAAATTGTGCTATGAAAAAATGAGATGCATAACTCATGAATAATTTATTGTGTTGCCCTATCACCAAAGCAAAAGTCCAGCTCAACCCTGTCTTTGTTTTAGGAAAGGTCCCCTTAGAGGTTACTAAGGGTTTCAGGGTCCAAGCTGCTTCTCCATACCCAAACATTCCTTCAGTACCTTCCCCCCCAGGGGAGGTCCAGCACCCCAAAACTTACCATCAAAAGCATTCATATGCACATGTTCTATTTGTGCACTCTCTCGAGCAATGCACAATTCATCTATTGGAATGTCCAGGGGAAAACCTGACTCCACACCTTTAAAACCTGCGAcatataaataatatatagtGGATATTACATGACCGcacggagatacgaaatttctcttcgagtgttgaaaaatatttcacgagtgagtgcagcgaacgagtgaaatattttttcaacatgagaagagaaatttcgtatctccaagcggccatgtaatgttctatttattgtataaaaaccaatgaaataccaaaccatttcactttaatagttttttggtgtgaaaggcgcgatttattatgtagccatggcaaaggtgatattttcacaagTGAAGATAacttgttattttcacatgtgaagatattaagttttcgcgcgaaagctcacctggtatttcattagagtttatataataaaaattcatttttataatatatgctatggttcaattttatccttaatAGAAATGTATAATAATGGTTTGGCAcagaggaaaatgaaatttaagacATTATGATTATCTGTTGTTAAATTTTCCTCCCAAAGACATCAGAGTtgatgagaaaaataaaaactattttaaagaGATGAGGTAAGCTAACATCTAAATTCCATCACATTTACATAGGGATTTTAACTTGCATAAGCTTTTTCGccctttaactttttttctagtATCTATCTTCTTTAAGTTCACGCAGCCATTAACGTTACCTGCATTTTTCGCCGCCTGATATCTGTGCAGAAAATTTTCATGCTCCTGAAAGGCAAACGATAAATTGGCAGCAAATTTTAATGCCATGATGTTGACAATTTCAAAACATAGCGGGGGATACAAGGGGGTAAAAACTGGCCCATGAAAGCGAGGATAATACGTCACTTACTACCATATTTGGTAAATTGACCCAAATAAAACCCATAGTAACGCACACTAATGACGAAAGACATGCATTCTAAAATCTCTTAGAGGGCATTCTTTCGCGGAAAACATCCAAAAAGACCTTTGTTTTGCTCAAAATGGCTCTCTTGGATAGGAATCTAAAGGGAAAAGACGTGGATCAGCTTCCGTTGATCGAAAAATCCGAGAAAGTTGTTGTAGATCTTgatgaagaagacgaagaaagcGAAGAGGTTTTCGTTCATCATGGAATCACACTGTGGGTCTCTGATGCTGTGATCATGGTAATTCAACACATACAGATCTTTGCGCTTATCCTAGCCATGGGCGAACGCTGGGGTTTGCCGAGAGACTTTATGAGATATGCTTCGTTCACGTTCCTTTTCAATCTAGACGTTTGGGAGTTTGTAAAAGTGATGATCTCTGGAGCTTACATGGGGCCCATAAACCTTGACACGTTCATCGCTTCTGATGACATCGGCATTGATTACAGCTTATACCTGATTTTGTGGACAGTTTGCATCGCTGTTATCGGCTGTGGATTTTTGATAACTTATGCGGTTTTCCTCTACAGAAAACCGTTGTACTTGCTACTTCACGTGGCGAGAATGAAGCGGATTTTTAGTATTTTCATCCAGCTAGTCTGTCTTCCAGTTGGCACGGCCTATGCAAGGGTCTTCCACTGCCGAAGTGACGCTGTATGGAACGTGCAAAATAATTTGAAGTGCTTTACCAACCTTGAACACTGGATTTTTGTTGGAATTGCTCTAGTTGTTGGAATTCTCCTGTTTTTGGCGTATCCCATTAATATGATCAGAAAGATTCGAGGTCAGGTGATTTGTTACAGTCAAGAAAAACATGAGGGCTATTTACAGCTCAAAGAAGCTGAATACAATCAAGGTCTTGACATTCTATGGGCAGTGGGGCAGTTCCATCTGTTTTCATCATACCGCCGACTCTGGATTTATTACCGCCCAATCATGATGGTACTGCATTTCTGCCTGGTGTCTTACTTTGCGACCCTTCTTCACTTTAGTGAGAACAATCCAGTGCGACTCAGCCTGACGCAGAAACTCCTCATCAATGTACCAATcttatcattctttttcctggtCTTGTTCATGTTATTTTCATCAGGCCTGGCCCGTCCGCCTATTAAGGCCTTCAAGTCATTTTCAAGGTGGTGTTGCTGGAAGGGTATCTCACGCTTGCTACACATTGTCTTCAATATCACTCCAACGTGGGTAATTGCAAAAGTCTTCCTGGTTTTACTGGTCATTGGTGTGTGTTTCATTGATCATTTGGGTGGTGGAATTGGAGCGTTACTCTCTCTGCTTTGTTTAATAATGGTCAAAAGTCCCCCATTCCGGGTCACAAGCTTcaattttatgattttgttttgcttgattgTCAATATTAGTAATGCTTATTTGGTCACATTAGTTGAGATGTTTAACACAAACGTGTTGCAGAATGCTATATATGCTCCACCAATTCCAGAAACCATTCTAACCTGGGTCAATGTATCTTGGGCCATTGGTGTATTCCTTTGGTTTCTCTATCTCATGGGGCGCCACTCGGGTTTCCTGTTCCCAAAGCGACCACTTTGGCCAACTCTAACAACTGACGGAAAAAGCAATATCAGTGAAGAAACCAGAAAATACATGCGAGCTGTCCTAAAAGGTCGTCACACCTTAGAGAAAGCGCTGTCAAGTCCTCCAATCTTTGCTCCAGTTCATGAACTGGAAAGGCAAATACATATCATTAATGCTTACTGCCGAGAAGCAGAATACCTTGATGATCCAACATTTGACTCCCTATGGGATCTTCTTGATGAACTCATCGAAGCCCACAGAACTTTGGCACCACATTCGCTGTTTACGCTATCTGTGAAGAAGTCAGTCCGACAAACAGCCAAGGAGTTCATGACGCTTATGCCCCAGATGAGAAAGAGGCTTGATCAGCGTGAATGTGACTTCATCCTGGTAGACCCAATGAAGAAGCGCatgcttttgaaaatgtatgtctTAGGAACATTCGTGAATGGACGCATGGACAAGGTGAAGAAAGATgtagaaaagaaagtttatacGGCACTCAAGGAGGCTGAAGAGAATCTCAAAACTCCCTCAAGCCTTTATGGAAGCTCAGTCAGGTTTGATTGGGACAGTATGGTTGACATGGCCGGGCCTCACCCTTCATTTGATATGATGAAAACCACATCAAGTTCGGGGAGTCGACCTGGGACAGGGGTGTCAATAGGATCACGGCCAGACAGTGTAGAGAAACTTCTGGACGAAGTGGAGGACTGGGAAGAGGGACAGCGGACTACCCGAAGGAAAAAGATGTCAGTTACTTCCATGCCGCTGATACAGGAAGGGCCATCGCCTGAAGGTAAAGAATACTGCCTCTCGTACGGTCAGCTCaatatttgttacttttaggtGCAAGCTGTGAAAAAGATCAACTGTACtatagacctttttacctttAGCTTGTACGTTTTCTTTTCCCAATCCAGACCACGTGTCATCCTCATTTTCTATATAGAAATCACCtgatttttgttaatttgttaattttcttatttttttagcttCAGATGGTTCATCTACCTCCCTCCCTGGCCAGGTGAATTTTGAAGATAATGGCAGACGGCCTAAAAGTGCTGGAGGCTCAAGCTTACGTCATCAGAGAGCTGCGGATGGATACGACAGCTCAACAGCATTAATTGGGGACAGTTCTGCAACTGAACAACATAGCACTTCAGGGTCACAATCTTCTGTAAGAAGTACTGATGATCGCAAGCCTTTGTTATAGTAAAGtgtaaataagtaaaaaaatttAGGAAACCCTCTAAGGCAGGTTTCAATGGTTGCAATTCTAATACATGTTGTTATTAAAGGAGAAGTGTGAAGTTTGTTTACTGTATGTCCTTTGAGGTTTACAGAAATACACTTAAAAAACATGTGgactaacattaatttttttttgagtctCTATCAAACAAAAGATGTTGTCATCAAAATTATTAATTCGCAATGATTGCTGTTGTTCTTTTACACATCGGCTATTCCTTTCAAAGATTGTACTCATGGGAACAGATTTTCACCTTATTTATGATTACTTGTAGAATTGCAAACCTTGGACCAGTCATTTAATGTCAATATGTAACTTAactcagggctgtgctctagcagaggcCGGTGGCCCCCGGCGCCTAACTTTTGTCttcgggcgactagaaaatctcagatttttcatacaaatcatatgctgggctccctggattttacaggttcagagcaccgggctcccttcaattttccttagagcacagccgtgtaactaaaaaaatttttagcaCAGAGAAAGAAAGCAGACTTTGAATGTTAGTGTCAGCCGTTACACAGCAAAGATAGGAACTGTAGTGCTTGTTTAATTGCCTTTCCAGTGCCGTGATTATTCAAGATGGCACTTGCGTACTTGTAAATCTGCTTTGTAGATATGTATTTTTGTACTCAAACACTTTTAGCGATTACAGAATATTTATAAAATTATgtatctttttattatttatggTGGATTTAATGAGAAAATTCCCCACAACATTCAGGACTCTGTTACATGGTGCAATGATGGTCCTTATGCGTGATTACATCAgacaagcaaatttcaccaccaagcccCGTTCGCATTTGCACTCCCTTGTGCGTGGGTATTCTTTTCAACTGTACTGCCTTGGGAATTCATTTATGTAAAATTTCACATCTTtatgttttgaaaacaacttggtggtgaaatttactTGTCTGACAAAAACATACATAAGGGCTATTAACAAAACctgtttaaatcttttttatatGTTATaaagtctaacctctccttacggacacctctctattatggacagttcctttggtcccagaaatgccaaaaatcatacattcgctacctctataatacggacacctctgtaaaggggacacttggttctgtccctttgctGTCCGTAtcaaagaggtttgactgtataaagAACAAACATTTGagcttaaaatgttacaaagCGTCATCTCAGCAGGTGTAAAAATATAGTAGAGGACAGTTTCATTCTTACAAGTCACATAGTTTGAAGATGACCTAAGGCAGGTACAGCCATTTTCTTTCCTCCTCAAGAGGAGAATAGACCTTTTCATggcttttttcaaattttgacatgggcaagttagggaaaatctgtcAACACTACTGAAAAGAGTGCCTTAAGAGTAAACTTGCCTACTGTGAAAGTGATTTCTTGAAAGCTAAAGAAGGTTTAGCTCCTCAGAATCACAAAATGTTACAGATATTTTCATCCAAATGTCTgtaaatttttgcaactttgcGGAGCTATATTTTTGCTCGCTTAACTTGTAAATTCACTTGTAAATCACTTGtaaatttggcaattttaccaatattaaccctttaatccccaatatccacatacaaattctccaaactgatctctatacatctcctttaagaattagtgaagataatttgataaaaggtcaaagtattttcccttagctgatcattttattaattctcataacctcatctcatgacaatgtatggatatcgttaagagaaaattgctgttagtcactattgggacttgaagggttgAGGCGCTCCCTCCAGTGGTGTCAACAGTTTTTTCcgaacttgtccatgtcaaaagttgaaaaaaccgtgaaaaggtctattgcatAACGAGACAAAATTGGCTCCTTTAATTAATATCAGTGCTTGTAATGAGTTTCTCATGTTGAAAAAAGATCACATTTTTCCTGGATCCACACCTGtaaaaattctaaatttttttaGTTGATGTAAAAATTTTATCTGTATTGCAGGGATGAGTGGTCATTAGCTACTTttgtacaaacaaacaaatttttgataataaaatatttagttTAATTTCATGTGTTGTTTGATGTCACAGTAGCATAGAAAACTAACATGGTTGAGACAAAGTCTTTCTGAACTTTAGCCAATGAAACTGGACAACAACTTCAAttacttaaaggagctgtgtcacgaaattcagccaaattcggaaattacaaaatgcctgttaaattaagggaaacataaaaataaccgcttaaaactttaaaggaaggttaaaataacataacagaaacaacagatgccacggatgggcaaaactgaagaagattgaaacggattgaaattagtgtttttgaaaactgttcagcctaacagtttttcaaagttgatccctgctgcttgaaacttcaaaaataatgctcaggagacatatttgtttgtctcggatcctctgattttgtcatttacatttaatttctttgtttactttaagttccatagcgattgagggcgagtaattggcaaaattaaacaaaatgaactggactgccgtgacacagcccctttaaaatctgaaatattataaaagTATACCAGAAGCTCCCTACCACTATGTATGTGGAACCATCAATCTTCAATAAATATTTCACAACTTTGGCCCAATGGCAC
The genomic region above belongs to Porites lutea chromosome 12, jaPorLute2.1, whole genome shotgun sequence and contains:
- the LOC140921420 gene encoding putative hydroxypyruvate isomerase; translated protein: MALKFAANLSFAFQEHENFLHRYQAAKNAGFKGVESGFPLDIPIDELCIARESAQIEHVHMNAFDGNSKGLAAVPGREEEFKQCLELSIKYAEALKCTRLHVLAGVLTGGITSKDNKVVTLWEETYIKNMKYAAQRLQESGITLLAEPISTIPGYFLTNTQQAINFIKKVDHSNMKLQLDMFHHQRTSGNLTQTLIDAMPYIGHIQISQVPSRNEPDSDGEINYPYIFHQIAKLGYKGWIGCEYHPRGRTLDGLGWLAPYLID
- the LOC140921419 gene encoding uncharacterized protein, which produces MALLDRNLKGKDVDQLPLIEKSEKVVVDLDEEDEESEEVFVHHGITLWVSDAVIMVIQHIQIFALILAMGERWGLPRDFMRYASFTFLFNLDVWEFVKVMISGAYMGPINLDTFIASDDIGIDYSLYLILWTVCIAVIGCGFLITYAVFLYRKPLYLLLHVARMKRIFSIFIQLVCLPVGTAYARVFHCRSDAVWNVQNNLKCFTNLEHWIFVGIALVVGILLFLAYPINMIRKIRGQVICYSQEKHEGYLQLKEAEYNQGLDILWAVGQFHLFSSYRRLWIYYRPIMMVLHFCLVSYFATLLHFSENNPVRLSLTQKLLINVPILSFFFLVLFMLFSSGLARPPIKAFKSFSRWCCWKGISRLLHIVFNITPTWVIAKVFLVLLVIGVCFIDHLGGGIGALLSLLCLIMVKSPPFRVTSFNFMILFCLIVNISNAYLVTLVEMFNTNVLQNAIYAPPIPETILTWVNVSWAIGVFLWFLYLMGRHSGFLFPKRPLWPTLTTDGKSNISEETRKYMRAVLKGRHTLEKALSSPPIFAPVHELERQIHIINAYCREAEYLDDPTFDSLWDLLDELIEAHRTLAPHSLFTLSVKKSVRQTAKEFMTLMPQMRKRLDQRECDFILVDPMKKRMLLKMYVLGTFVNGRMDKVKKDVEKKVYTALKEAEENLKTPSSLYGSSVRFDWDSMVDMAGPHPSFDMMKTTSSSGSRPGTGVSIGSRPDSVEKLLDEVEDWEEGQRTTRRKKMSVTSMPLIQEGPSPEASDGSSTSLPGQVNFEDNGRRPKSAGGSSLRHQRAADGYDSSTALIGDSSATEQHSTSGSQSSVRSTDDRKPLL